TGTTTATATGGTTTTATCATTTGACTTATTTAATCATTGCTTTTAAAATTTCTCCTATGTATGTACGTGGCATACCTTCCATTGTTGCAGGCGAAGGCAGTTTTTTGCATTCTAATATAACGGTAGGTTCTGTTTTGCCCATGGGGTAGAAGCGGATTATATAATTCTTTGCTTTTTCCACTTGTTCATAAGGTTGGTCGGGCGACAAGATACTGAATATGACAGGCTTGCCATTTACTTTACCTAATGAACCGCCGGAATTTGCTGTCATCATAGTCATATTGAAAGGGTCTTCTCCTATGACGATAACCAGTCTGCCGGCTCCGGTCTGGATGGCATCGGCTTGCAGTTGACTTGGAGCTATTTCCTTATAGTCCGATGCTTGGCCTGATGCTGAAGTGGCAGCAGGCTGAGTAGCAGATTCTGCCGGAGTAACGGAAGTTTGCGGAGCCGATGGGGTGGCGGGTATTACCTGTTTCTTGGGCATAATAATCATTGGCCCGGTGTTGGCCACGCTTTTTTCCTCTTTCTTTTCTTCCTTTTTCTCTTGAGCACCATCGGCGGCACTGAGTGATTCGGCCACGCCTGAGCAAAGGTCATCGACGAAGTCCACTGTCTTTCTGCGCCATTTGGCAAGTCCGCGCACTAACTTGGTCTGCGACTTGTTCATTGCATACTTGTCGGTAATCCATTCTTCAGCGGTGTATTTTTCTTTGCCTTCGCGGTAGTTGAATCGTATTTTTTCTACACCAAACGTACATTTTTCCGGTTGGCAGGTCACTATCAGTTGATAAAAGATCTTGGTACGGTCTAATGACAAGGCACTTGAGCTGAACACAATCCATTCATCGCCTATACCTACAATCTGCCCTTTTTCCTTGTTTGCAAGAACGATTCGGCTATTATTGCCGTTCTTCTTTAAACGGGCATCCATCCAATTGGACATGCGGTCAAAGATTTCATCCTGAGACATTCCCGGAATGCTGAATTCTTTGGTGAATACGACTTTGCCGTCAACTTCAGGAACGGCTCCGGCCAGATATTTACTGTCGTCTTTGTCTTGTGCATTTAAGATTGCCGGAAGACAGAAGCAGAATAACGTAAAAAGAAGTTGTGCGAAATTTCTCATAATAGTATCTGTTTGTTTTAATTTTCAATATCAAATCTTTGTCCTCGGTGCGTGATGGTCAGGAATCGGCATCCTTTGCGTTCGGCAAACTGCCTGAAAGCGTTGCCGCCCTGATAATCTTCACTGAAGTGCATGGGCGCAAAGATAGTGGTTTTTATTCGTTCTACGAATTGTTCTGCTCCTCGCATGTAATCTTTTCCTATACGGCTGTCCACCGGAAACATGGTTACATCTATCGAAGAGGTGGCTTGCTGCAGTTTGTTTATTTCGGCAAGAAAATCTCCTTCGGCCTTGCGTATTTCCTGCGGGGTTGATTCTTCGCTCCAATGCCAATTGTTTAAATCGCCGGCATGGAAAAAACGTTTGCCCTGCAGGTCTATCAGAAATGAAATGCCGACGTCGGTGGAGCCGAAAGCCTCGATGCGGATATTCTCGTCTTCATAAATATCACCTTTGTTGAGGTATGTGGCATCTTCGGCCGAAGCGCGCCGGTGTTTCAGAATATCTTTGGAAAAAACGTAACGGAGGTCGGGGCGCGCTGTTTTCCATGAAAGAATCTCGCGGTTAAAGTGGTCGGGATGGAAATGTGAGCAAAGCACATAGATTACACCCGGTCTTTCCAAGAGGCGATCGTGGACGATACCTTTATTATAGCTTTCTTCCGAAGAGTCTTTGTAATAGTCGATGATAACTGTCACCCCGTCCGTTTCAATGGCGAAGCCACTGTGATAAATGTAATCAAGTTTCATGCATGAGTTCAATTATAGCGCAATATTACGAAAAACGCAGCACAAAGCTTCGGTTCAGGTTGTTATTTTATGTAAAAGTGTCATACTCATAGCTTCACTTCATTATCCAATGGCTTGTGATTTATGAAATCTTTGATGTTTTGCAATGTTGTCTGAGCGATATTGCTCAATGCTTCTTGCGTAAAGAAAGCCTGATGGGATGTGACAATCACATTATTGAATGAAAGCAGGCGTGCCAATGTGTCGTCATCAATGATTTTATCTGACTGGTCTTCGTAGAAGTATTCGCTTTCTTCCTCGTACACGTCCAATCCTGCCGATCCGATTTTTTTGTTTTTCAGTCCCTCTATCAAGGCATTGGTGTGAATAAGCTGTCCTCGTCCGGTATTGATGATCATTACACCGTCCTTCATTTTTCCGATGGAATAGTCATTGATCAGGTATTTGGTCTGTTCGGTCAGCGGGCAGTGCAGGGATATGATGTCCGAATTATGGTAAAGTTCGTCGAGGCTGGTGTAAACCACTTGGTGCTCGCGGGCAAAATTATAGTCCGGATATAAGTCGTAGGCCAGGATGTTCATTCCGAATCCCCTCAGGATGCTGATTAGTTTCTTGGCTATTTTTCCGGTTCCGATGATGCCTGCTGTTTTACCATGCATGTCAAAGCCTGATAATCCGTGAAGTGAGAAATTTCCGTCACGGGTTCTCCATGTGGCACGTGGAATCTTCCGGTTGAGTGACAGCATCAGGGCGACGGTATATTCTGCTACGGCATAGGGAGAATAGGCCGGAACACGGACCACGGTGATGCCGTTTTCGGCTGCTGCTTTCAGATCTACATTATTATATCCTGCACATCGCAGTGCCAGAAGTTTCACACCGTTGGCCGCCATAAGCCGGATTACTTCAGCGTCGGCCGTATCGTTTACGAAGATGCAAACGGCATGTACACCTTGAGTCAATATGACGTTATGCTTGTTGAGATGACCTTTATAATACCGGAGCTCAAAATCGAATTCTTTGTTTTTTTCGTTGAATGATGCTTCGTCATAGGGTTTGCTTCCAAAAAATGCGATGGTATATGATGCCATAAATAAATAATTTTAAAGTATTGCTGGATGAATGAAAAACAAGTGCAGGGCTTATAAAGTTCACTTGAGGTGCAAGATAAGCTTTGTCATGGCATGGATTATTGTTTTTCTTGCCGAACATTAATTTGTTTGCTGCCCGGTGGTTACTCTTTCCACCGTGGAGTTCTTTTCTTTCCGCCATGGTGTTCTTTGCTTTCCACCGTGGTGGAAAGCAAAGAACACCATGGCGGAAAGAATAAAGGTTGCCTGCCTTTTTTCTTAATCGTGGCAAGGAGGAAACTTAGGGATAGCAGTGAAATCGCTTATAATAAGCTTCTCCCTTGGGATGGGGCATCTGCCGGATTTTGTTTCAATAGAAACAATTGATTTTCTCAATTAAAACATTTCTGCTTTATGATTTCTGCACAAAAAGCTTTTTTTTGTGCCATATTGTTGTACCTTTGCGCCCGAAAACAATTAAAAAAGATTTAGATGAGAAAATTCTTATTGATTGGCATTGTGATGCTGATCGTTTCAATTTCAACTTTTGCAGGAGGTCTCCTGACTAATACAAATCAACATGCTGCTTTTCTTCGTATGCTGTCTCGTGGTGCTACTACCGAAATAGACGGCGCTTTATCCAATCCCGCCGGTCTGGCCTTTTTGCCGAAAGACGGCTTCTATATGTCGCTGAGCATTCAGAGTGCATTTCAAACGAGAAATATTAATGCCGACTATTTGACATACAGTGGCATTGATGCTGCCACAGGTAAGCCTTCTGTTGCACCTTTTTCCAAATATTATGAGGGAAAGGCCGCTGCGCCTGTCATTCCCAGTGTGTTTGCGGCTTATAAGAAAGGTGATTGGACCATTTCCGGGTTCTTTGCAATCACGGGTGGAGGCGGAAAGGCATCGTTCGACGATGGTCTGCCTATGTTCGAATCACAGGTTATGGCAGGTATTTTTAAGTCCTCTTTGGATAGGTATATTGCCAACAATGGAAAGACTCCTGTTGTCACTCCCGGCATGTACAACATCAATAGTGCCATGGATGGCAAGCAATACATTTACTCCGTGCAGTTGGGGCTGACCTATAAGGTCAATGAATGGCTTTCGGCATTTGCGGGTGGCCGTATGAATTATTTCACAGGCGGATATAAGGGCTATGTGAATGCTGATCTGAAAGAGCAGTTCGGTGGTGCTGAATTGATGCACCTGGCATTGGATTGTGACCAGACCGGCTGGGGATTTACACCGGTCATCGGTGTGGATGCCAAATTAGGCAAATTTAATTTCGGAGCCAAATATGAGTTTATGACCAGCCTGAATATTGAAAACAATACGAAAGAGAATTCGGATCAGGATGGTGCGCTGGCCGCCTTCAAGCACGGTGTGAATACTCCGAATGACATACCTTCAATGCTTTCCGTGGCGGCTGCATACGAGTTCCTTCCTGTGCTGCGCGCATCTGTGGAGTATCACTTCTACGATGATAAGAGTGCTGGCATGGCGGGTGGCAAACAGAAATATCTGACAAAAGGAACGAACGAATATCTGGCGGGTATCGAATGGGACGTAACCAAGCAGTTGACGCTGAGTTGCGGAGGTCAGATTACGGACTATGGATTGTCTGACAATTATCAGGGCGATACCAGCTTCTCTTGCGATTCTTATACTTTGGGTGTAGGGGCGAAGTTGAAGCTGACTGCGAAAGCCAATCTGAATATCGGCTATATGTGGACCAACTATGAAGATTATACCAAGACTTCCCAAAGCTATAACGGTACTGGATTGAGTGGTACAAATGTGTATAGCCGCACCAATAAGGTGTTTGGAGTGAGTCTTGACTATAAGTTCTGATTCTTGTCGTCACATGCTATAAATCCGTCCCAAACGTAGCATTGGGACGGATTTATAGTTTTCTGATGTCAATGGAAGCTTGCAGTCGGTGGGCAAACTTGGCAACTTAATCAAATAATGGTTTTGAAGAAAGCGAAAGAAAGCGTATCTTTGTCCCCGATTTAACTGGAGTGAAATCATTAACTTAATTATGTATGATGCCGTGAATAGCGGTCGTGTATTCCAGAACACCACGTAAAAAACAGGAGTATGAAGCAAAAAGTATCTGTACCCTTTATGCTGCTGGGCATTCTGTTTAATGTCTGCCTGATTGCAGCCAATCTTCTTGAAACAAAAGTCATTCAGGTTTACGGCATTACCGTAACCGCAGGACTATTGGTTTTTCCTATTTCTTATATTATCAATGATTGCATAGCCGAAGTCTGGGGCTTCCGTAAAGCCCGTCTGATCATCTGGAGTGGCTTTGCCATGAATTTCTTTGTAGTGATGCTGGGGCTGATAGCCGTGGCTTTGCCGGCCGCCCCGTTTTGGGAAGGAGCCCCCCATTTCAACTTTGTGTTCGGTATGGCGCCTCGTATCGTGGCAGCCAGCCTGATGGCATTTCTGGCCGGCTCCTTCCTTAATGCCTATGTGATGAGCCGGATGAAGCTGGCAAGCGGAGGACGTAACTTTTCCGCTCGTGCCATTTGGTCAACGGTGGTGGGAGAGACGGCAGATTCTCTGATATTCTTCCCGGTGGCCTTTGGTGGCATTATAGCCTGGAGAGAGTTGCTGCTGATGATGTGCGTGCAGGTGATACTGAAATCCATGTATGAGGTAGTGATTCTGCCTGTGACGATCCGCGTGGTAAAGGCCATCAAACGGATAGACGGGAGCGATGTCTATGATGACGGGATCTCTTATAAAATATGGAAGATTGGAGATCTTTGAGCAGCCTCAATTGTAAATCGATAAACACTTGATATATGAATAAAGTAAATAAAGATGCCGCCTTGGTGGTTTTCAGTGGCGGACAGGATTCAACCACCTGCCTGTTCTGGGCAAAACGTGAGTTCAAGAAGGTGTATGCGTTGAGTTTTCTATATGGTCAGAAGCATCAGAAAGAGGTGGAGCTGGCGCGTGAGATAGCCCATAGGGCCAAAGTGGAATTTGAAGTGATGGATGTGTCTTTTATTGGTAAGTTGGGGCATAATTCACTGACAGATATGAATATGGCAATGGATCAGGAGAAGCCGAAGGATGGTTTTCCGAATACTTTTGTGCCGGGGCGTAATCTTTTTTTTCTGAGTGTGGCTGCTGTTTATGCCCGCGAACGGGGCATTAGCCATATTGTGACCGGAGTTTCACAGACAGACTTTAGTGGCTATCCAGATTGTAGGGATGTCTTTGTCAAGTCACTTAATGTAACGTTAAACCTTGCGATGGACGAACAGTTCGTACTTCATACTCCGTTGATGTGGATTGACAAGGCTGAAACTTGGGCGTTGGCCGATGAATTGGGAGTGCTTGACTTGGTTCGCCATGAAACACTTACGTGCTATAATGGTGTTCAGGGTGATGGCTGTGGGCATTGTCCCGCTTGTAAATTGCGCAAGGAAGGATTGGATAAATATTTGGCAGGCAAATCATAAATCATAAAAACTATAAAGTGATGACAGAATTAAAAGACCAGCTTTCCTTATTGGGAAGACGGACGGAGTACAAACAGGACTATGCTCCTGAGGTGTTGGAGGCTTTTGACAATAAACATCCGGACAATGATTATTGGGTGCGTTTCAACTGTCCTGAGTTCACCAGCCTTTGTCCCATTACCGGACAGCCCGATTTTGCGGAAATACGAATCAGTTACATTCCTGATATCAAAATGGTGGAAAGTAAGAGTTTGAAGCTGTATCTTTTCAGCTTCCGTAATCATGGAGCTTTTCATGAAGATTGTGTGAACATCATAATGAAAGATCTCATTCACTTGATGAACCCCAAATATATTGAAGTGACAGGTATCTTTACTCCCCGTGGCGGTATCTCTATCTATCCTTATGCCAACTATGGCCGTCCCGGTACGAAATATGAAAAAATGGCCGGACATCGTCTTATGACTCGTGGATGATACTTTCTTGTTTATGAAGTGAATATAAAGAAAAAATAGCGCCTTTTCCCAAAGACGCTATTTCCTTTTATGACTTATTCACTACAAATGGTTATTTTATTCTTTTGTAGCCATAGACAGCAAGTTCTCCCAATTCTTCTTCGATGCGTAGCAATTGATTATACTTGGCCATACGGTCGGAACGGCTTAATGAGCCGGTTTTGATCTGACCGCTGTTGGTAGCAACGGCAATGTCTGCGATAGTGGCATCTTCGGTTTCACCGGAACGATGTGAGGTTACGGTGGTGTAACCGTGACGATGTGCCATTTCAATGGCATCCAGTGTTTCACTGAGTGAACCGATTTGGTTGACTTTGATAAGGATCGAGTTGGCACAACCCATGGCGATACCTTTTTCAAGGAATTCCACATTGGTCACAAACAGATCATCTCCAACCAGTTGGCAACGATTACCTATGCGCTCAGTCAACTTCTTCCAGCCTTCCCAATCGTTTTCACTCATACCGTCTTCGATAGAATCAATCGGGTATTTGTTGATTAATTCCTCCAGATAAGTTATCTGTTCGTCGGCAGTACGTTTCTTTCCGTTTTCACCTTCAAAGATTGTATAGTCATAGATACCGTTTCTGAAGAATTCGGATGAAGCGCAATCCATGCCGATTTTTACATCTTTGCCCGGTTCATAGCCGGCGGCCTTGATGGCGCTCATGATAGAGTCCAAAGCGTCTTCTGTGCCTGCCAATGCGGGAGCAAAGCCGCCTTCATCGCCTACAGCAGTGCTGAGGCCACGGTCATGCAACACTTTCTTCAAAGCATGGAAAACTTCGGCTCCCATGCGTAATCCCTCGCGGAAAGAAGAAGCACCCACAGGGCGAATCATGAATTCTTGAAAAGCGATGGGCGCATCACTGTGGGAACCTCCGTTGATGATGTTCATCATAGGGACAGGCATCACATATGTGTTTACACCCCCGATGTATCTGTATAAAGGTATGTCGAGATAAGCGGCCGCTGCCTTGGCTACTGCCAATGAAACTCCCAGAATGGCATTGGCGCCTAATTGGGACTTGGTAGGCGTGCCATCCAGCTCCAGCATTTTGTGGTCAATGCCACGTTGCTCCAAAACCGACCGGCCGATTAGGGTGGGAGCGATAATCTTATTTACATTTTCTACGGCTTTCAGTGTACCTTTTCCACCGTAGCGTTTCTTGTCACCGTCACGGAGTTCCAATGCCTCATGCTCACCGGTTGAAGCTCCGGAAGGTACTGCTGCGCGCCCCATAATGCCACATTCCAAAATTACGTCCACCTCTACTGTGGGGTTGCCGCGTGAATCAAGAATCTCACGGGCTACGATTTTTTCAATTTTCATACTTGATCAATAATTCATTTAGTTTAAAGAGTAATGTTCTAAATTCTGGAAAGAATTTACTTCCTCCTCTATATTTGTATAATCTACCAAACGTTTCAATTCTTCTAATTCTTCTCGATGAAGGGCGCAATAAAAACCTTGTAAGGGCATCCGTAAGAAAATTTTGCGAGCATTCCTCATATTCTGATTCATCCTTTGATAATATTCACCGTCTATGGATGAGATATACCGACAGAAATGTTGGAATTCGTCTTCGGTAAACCTGAAGAATAAATTCCCGAATTCCAGATTGTAGGCATTGCATTTGCTGCAAAAAGAGATAAAGCCGTTCGAGGTTTGTTTCAATATGCTATCCATTGTTTCATCTTTGGTTGTTGCAAAGATCGCGTTATTTGTGATGGCAGGCAATACCTACAAATAGGAGTATTGTCAGGAAAAGGAGGTGCGCTGCTACCTACATAAAGTGATTGTGCATTCTTTTTTATAAGATTCTTTGAGTCAGTTGGCAAATTTGCGCTTTCTTATCTTGTATCCACTCCACAGACACCACACCGCAAGCCCTCCTGCAAAGAAGATGAATATCAACGTACCTTGTCCCAAGAAAGTGTAAATGCGTCCCGTGTGTATTTCCAAAGCCAGATTCCAGAGAGACATGGGTAGATATGACAGTTGCTTCGGCATGGGGGCAAACGGTGTACCGGTATAGTATTCGGCAATGCACTCTCTGAGGGGGAAATCAGCACTATATCCCGTAATTGCTTTTTGTCCGAAGGGTGCTCCCGCTTTTTCGGGTGCAGGCGCTCCGGTGAAGTAATCGGTAGAGGAGGCTGATTGCCTGTTCCATACGTACATACCGCTGAATGAACCGCACAGCCAGTTGCCGCGGGCATCCCGTTGCCATACATTCATGCCCATTACGCTGACCGGAGGGGCTTTCTTCACTTTGACGGGAATACTGTTAAGTGTATTCAGTGCATAGAAACCCTCTGAGGTGGAGAGTAGCCAGTCTCCCTGAAGGTCGTCATACCGCAACATACGGAGTTTATCATGCCATGCATTGGAGCTGTGGATTGAAGTGCCCGGAATGGCGGGGATACTGCTTTGTGCCAATGCTATCAGCAGGGGTGGGCGCAGACACCAACCTGTAATGCAGATGAAAAGAGTTAGGATAATAGTGGTTCGTCCTATCTTATCGTGCCATGCAAGTGAGGACCTTAAAAGATGCATACTTCCGGTCACATTGTACCCGGCTTTCCGGAGTCTGTGGATATATCTGGGGAGCAGCCAATAGAGTACACCCGTGAGGCAGAGCATGATGAGTATCACAGCTACGGTGTCCATCAGCAACTTACCGAAAATGCCGAATAATTCACCACTATGCAGCATCCAGATAGTACGGAAGAGCGACACCTTGCCGCTGTAGCCTTCAGGAGCTTTTATTTGCAGCGGACAGAAGTTATTGTAAGGTGGCATGGCAGAGTAAAGGCGGGAACGTCCTGCCACTATCAGTGTGTCTCCTTTGCAGATGATGTCTGTCAGCCGTTCGCCTTCTTCCAATGCGAGAGGGATTGCTTGCCAACTGTTGTGCATGCCATAACGGAAAAGCCCGAAAGCTCCTGCTGCAAACAATTCACCTGTAGGTGTCTGTACAATTCCTCGTATATTGCGGAAGTCCATACCTTCGGGCAAGCCGTTGTTGAAGTCTGTAAAGGTAGAGGCACAAGAATCTGTTTTCCAGATTCCGCTATTTCCGTAAAGCAATATGCCGGATCTGGAATTCGTTTCCCGGTAGCAGAGTGTACCACGCAACAACCCTCCGTTCCAGTTTTTGAAATGGTAGCTTGCGGGCAGCCACTTTCGGCTGATGTTCATTTCCGCTACCGTGGAACGGTGGTTCAGCACAATGCCGGACAGACAAAACATCAGCATGAAGAAGCAGAACAGTAATCCCAGCCATTTATGATGTTTTCTCCAAGTGATTTTCTTCATCAGTGTACGTGTTTTTTAAGATGTCTTGTCGGAAACAATTGCTGATTTGCTCTTTTTCTTGTATGCCACGTACCACAGATAGACGGCAAGTACGATAAATACCCCCAGTGTAATCAGCATTTCCGCTTTGTGCTCCATCGGGGCTATCCATATTTCACTAAAAAGGTCCATCCGTCCCAATATTTCGACAGGAGTCCAGAATACAATTACTGTGGCTATTGCCATGCGTATGTTTGCTCCCCATGCTGCGAGTTTCAGTTGGCGCAGAAACATGAAGAATGCTCCTATGAGACAGCCCAGCCCGACAAGGAATGTCACTGGATGGTGGTCGCCCAGGAAATTCTTGTCATAGCAGAACATCAGAACCAGATAGCATGTCCATAACATCATATTCAGTTCCATGAAGGTGGTTATTGAGGTATGACGCGTCATGGGGCGGACGGTAATGGCATCTTTCTTGTCACGTAGCAGTACATTCTGCCACCAGTTGATGAAGTTGCATCCGGTTTTGGTACAGAACAGATAGACTACCATCATCATGGCCCATAGTCCGAAGGTGGCGGGCAGTATCAGATATTCCGGTTTCGTTACCACTTCGCCCGATACGCTCAATTCCGGCTGTGTGCCGTAGCGGTTAGCATAGTACATGAAAAGAAACTCTACCCATCCTGTCCAAAAGAGTAATCCTCCGAAAAGTCCCCAAAGAGTTTGTTTTGTGTCTCCTTTGGCAAATACACCTATGATAACCATTACCAAACCGACGGCTCCCATAATGAATGCCGAATAGTGGAGTGCTGTGGGGCTCATCAGATGCTCCATGACTATCATTAACGCATGTCCCAATGGCATGGTAAATAGTACCACCAGGAAAGATGCAATCGTCTTCCACCAATATTTTTTTATTTTTTGTTCCATTTCTGCTTTATCTTTTGTTATTTGTCAATAGCTATTGCATATCATATTATCTCCTTAATTCAGCTCGTCAATGTAATAGCTTACTTCACCGCCGTTGCCTCCTATTTCTACGTCAGCATTATACCAACTGATAATTTGCAGCTTGAAGTAACGCTTTCCATCGGCTGTGCGCACCACATAGGTGTGGAAAGATGGTGTGTAAACAGGTGGTGGCCCGGCGAAGCTCATGGCATTCGCCAACACGGGATTGGCACTGACCACTTGCTTGGCAGGGCCTTTGTTGGGGTCGAACCAGGGATGCTGGTTGAAGTCCAGATTGTGTGCTATCAGATACTTGTTCCAATCATTTTGCGACATGGTGACATAGACCGAAGCCGAGTCATCCACCACCCAGTTCAAGTCGGACGGTAATTGTGAGAAGCTCGTCCATTTGTCATAGTTGCCGTAGCCAAGGTCGGCTGCACCGCCTATACCTATGCCGCTTGTACCGCAGTTGGTACGCAAGCGATAGCCGCAAAATGCCAGATCCCAGTCGATACGGTTCTTTTGTTTTCCTTCGGAAATATCTTGATTGGGAGAATCTACGTTAAAACGTTCGCCTGTACGGAGGTTGAAGTAAAGCCAGTCATTAGTTACTCCGGTGCTGTAGCCTGTTACTCGGGGCAGAGTTTTGCCCGTGAAAGGTTCTGCATCGTAATCCACGCAGGACGAGAGGCATGATATGCAGAATAAAAGGGTAAATATGCAGACCGAACGAAATAGTATATAGTTCTCCAGTCCTTTTCCAATTTGTTTTATATTGAGCTTTTTCATCATTTCTTCTTTAAAGAATTAATAATGTCATCTATCAGGAACTCTACTTGCACGTGCCCGCGTGTACCTGCTGTGGCAGGTACGTTGAACATGGTGATACCGGAGCCGAGAGTTCTTGGGACATAGTTGAAGAGATTGTCTATGCCGAGTGTTATCTTCACCTTGTTATAAAAGGTTTGTGACAGGGAAAGATTGCACAGCACATAAGCAGGGAGGTTGCAACGAAAGTAAGCATCATAGCTTTTTCCATCCACTGAGAGGCGGTCTTGCACGTCAAACTTCTTGCTGCCCATGAAGGAAGTGCTGAAGACAGTATTCAAACGATAGTTTTTTCGGATCCATTTGTATTCCAAACTGCCTGTGGCGGCATGGGGTGATGTGGTGTTGATCTGCACACCTTCCAGTTTGC
Above is a window of Bacteroides helcogenes P 36-108 DNA encoding:
- a CDS encoding HmuY family protein, translating into MMKKLNIKQIGKGLENYILFRSVCIFTLLFCISCLSSCVDYDAEPFTGKTLPRVTGYSTGVTNDWLYFNLRTGERFNVDSPNQDISEGKQKNRIDWDLAFCGYRLRTNCGTSGIGIGGAADLGYGNYDKWTSFSQLPSDLNWVVDDSASVYVTMSQNDWNKYLIAHNLDFNQHPWFDPNKGPAKQVVSANPVLANAMSFAGPPPVYTPSFHTYVVRTADGKRYFKLQIISWYNADVEIGGNGGEVSYYIDELN